Part of the Chryseobacterium shigense genome is shown below.
CCCAATCACTACTTACACTTATGATTCATTAATTGGAGTAACAAGCATTACCCCTCCATCAGGGATCAGGGAAGTATACATTTATGATACAGCCAATAGATTAAAAGAGGTAAGAGAAAATAGTGTAACAGGCAAGATGCTGAAAGAATACAAATACAATTACAAAAATTAACACAGACATGAAAAAAATAATCATCCCAATCAGTACTTTGTTTGTGACAGGACTAGCTTATGCACAGACAACCCCAAGTACTACCGAAAATTATATTTATTCAAAAACATATTTATCAGACCCAACCCTTTCTACTCCCAAAGTCTCAGAAACCGTACAGTATTTTGATGGACTCGGAAGACCCAAACAAATCGTTAATGTAAAAGCATCACCATTAGGAAAAGACATTGTTACCCAGATAGAATACGATGCTTTTGGAAGACAGGTAAAAGATTATCTTCCTGTTCCACAGTCAGGGACTCAAAACGGTGCTATTGTTCCCAACCCACTGGGAAATGCCTCATCAGTATATGGGTCAGAAAAGATTTATGCAGAAAAAGTACTGGAAAACTCGCCACTGGACAGAATTCAACAACAGGTTCAGGTAGGAAATGACTGGAGTAATAAACCTGTGAAGTTTAATTATGATGCTAATGTCAATGGAGAAGTCTTTCAATTTGCAACAACTACTACTTGGGTTGATAATGCCACTTCTTCTGTTTTAAGC
Proteins encoded:
- a CDS encoding DUF6443 domain-containing protein, which encodes MKKIIIPISTLFVTGLAYAQTTPSTTENYIYSKTYLSDPTLSTPKVSETVQYFDGLGRPKQIVNVKASPLGKDIVTQIEYDAFGRQVKDYLPVPQSGTQNGAIVPNPLGNASSVYGSEKIYAEKVLENSPLDRIQQQVQVGNDWSNKPVKFNYDANVNGEVFQFATTTTWVDNATSSVLSLSGTFPANQLYKNTVTDEDGNINIEYKNGKGQIIMARKHDGTFYNDTYYVYNEYDQLAFVLPQKALFQSITDTLLNDLCYQYRYDGRGRLVEKKLPGKGWEYMIYDKADRLVMTQDANLKSINQWMITEYDALNRVAYTGIIYNSASRNGLQGYVSAYPPNNIKRS